A part of Candidatus Methylomirabilota bacterium genomic DNA contains:
- a CDS encoding DUF2007 domain-containing protein, translating to MTEDLALLADAEGFIEADFIVSLLEAYGILYLVKRENPCAVNARYTIGPLAKHQIFVRAGDLEQAREILEAEPDHRDIPPG from the coding sequence GTGACCGAAGACCTCGCCCTGTTGGCCGATGCGGAAGGCTTCATCGAGGCTGACTTTATCGTCTCTCTGCTCGAGGCCTACGGGATTCTGTATCTGGTCAAGCGTGAGAACCCGTGCGCCGTCAATGCACGGTATACCATTGGACCGCTCGCGAAACATCAAATCTTTGTAAGGGCGGGCGATCTGGAACAGGCAAGGGAAATCCTGGAGGCGGAGCCCGATCATCGAGACATCCCCCCCGGATGA
- the folD gene encoding bifunctional methylenetetrahydrofolate dehydrogenase/methenyltetrahydrofolate cyclohydrolase FolD, producing MAAQVVDGKAIAGAIRREVQAETQALAAKRGRRPGLAVILVGEDPASVTYVRNKGKACEEVGIRSVQIRRPATVSREELLDILYGLNKDETIDGILVQLPLPAHIGERSVLEAVDPAKDVDGFHPSNLGGLLTGNPLFVASTPLGIIEVLDRFRVAIEGKHAVIVGWSTIVGKPTAFLLLERRATVTVCQEWTRNLDHHTRQADILVVAAGKAGLVKGDMVKEGAVVIDVGINRVEGRLVGDVDFASVSPKASVITPVPGGVGPLTVAMLLKSTLMAYKARNAPKK from the coding sequence ATGGCCGCCCAGGTGGTGGATGGAAAAGCAATCGCTGGAGCGATCCGCCGTGAGGTACAGGCGGAGACGCAAGCCCTTGCCGCGAAAAGGGGGCGGCGACCAGGCTTGGCCGTAATCCTGGTGGGAGAGGATCCGGCCTCGGTAACCTATGTGCGGAACAAGGGGAAGGCGTGCGAAGAGGTCGGGATCAGATCGGTGCAGATCAGACGTCCCGCCACCGTCTCTCGCGAAGAACTTCTCGACATCCTTTATGGCTTGAATAAGGATGAAACGATCGATGGGATCCTGGTTCAGCTCCCCCTCCCCGCCCACATCGGGGAGCGGTCAGTCTTGGAGGCCGTGGACCCCGCCAAGGATGTGGATGGCTTCCACCCCTCCAACCTGGGTGGTCTCCTCACCGGGAATCCCCTCTTCGTCGCGTCCACGCCGCTCGGCATCATAGAGGTCCTGGACCGGTTCCGAGTCGCCATCGAAGGGAAGCACGCGGTTATCGTTGGCTGGAGTACAATCGTAGGCAAGCCGACCGCCTTCCTCCTTCTTGAGCGCCGGGCGACCGTTACCGTCTGCCAAGAATGGACCCGGAACCTTGACCACCATACGCGGCAGGCTGATATCCTGGTCGTGGCCGCGGGGAAGGCTGGCCTCGTGAAGGGAGACATGGTCAAGGAAGGAGCCGTGGTGATTGATGTGGGAATCAACCGGGTCGAGGGGAGGCTCGTGGGAGATGTGGACTTTGCCTCGGTCTCTCCCAAGGCGTCTGTCATCACCCCGGTCCCCGGCGGCGTCGGACCCCTCACCGTCGCCATGCTTCTCAAGAGCACCCTGATGGCCTATAAGGCGAGGAATGCCCCAAAGAAGTGA
- a CDS encoding TIGR00282 family metallophosphoesterase, with amino-acid sequence MRILFIGDIVGKPGRQVVTALLPGLQRKYGTFLTIANAENAAGGFGITPSVAEELFRIGVDLLTSGNHIWDKKEAEHYIATERRLLRPANYPGDAPGSGVTLWEREGTRVGVINVQGRVFMPTIDCPFKVAEHEIDLLKQATDLILIDFHAEATSEKQAFARFVDGRVSAVIGTHTHVQTADEQILPGGTAFISDVGMTGPSDSVIGMEYSDVIGRFLTQIPAKFRVAKGTPVLSAVVLDLEEESGRAKAITRLQLREEGGGLV; translated from the coding sequence ATGCGCATCCTGTTCATTGGCGACATCGTCGGAAAGCCGGGGCGGCAGGTCGTGACCGCCCTCCTGCCGGGCCTTCAGAGGAAGTACGGGACTTTCCTAACCATTGCGAATGCCGAAAATGCGGCAGGCGGCTTCGGCATCACCCCTTCGGTGGCGGAGGAGCTCTTTCGGATCGGTGTCGATCTTTTGACCTCGGGTAACCATATTTGGGATAAGAAAGAGGCCGAGCACTACATCGCCACCGAACGGCGACTCCTGCGTCCCGCCAACTATCCGGGGGACGCCCCGGGTTCTGGAGTGACACTCTGGGAGCGAGAAGGGACCCGAGTCGGCGTAATCAATGTGCAGGGCCGGGTCTTCATGCCGACCATTGATTGCCCCTTTAAGGTTGCAGAGCACGAGATTGACCTTCTCAAGCAGGCCACTGACCTGATCCTCATCGATTTTCACGCCGAGGCCACGTCTGAGAAACAGGCCTTTGCCCGCTTCGTCGACGGTCGGGTCTCAGCCGTGATTGGAACCCACACTCACGTCCAGACCGCGGACGAGCAGATCCTCCCCGGTGGAACCGCCTTTATCTCCGATGTGGGGATGACCGGGCCTAGCGATTCTGTTATCGGGATGGAGTATTCTGACGTCATCGGTCGCTTCCTGACCCAGATCCCCGCGAAGTTCCGGGTGGCAAAGGGGACCCCAGTCCTCTCGGCTGTTGTCCTAGATCTGGAAGAGGAGAGCGGCAGAGCGAAAGCCATCACCCGTCTCCAGCTTCGTGAAGAAGGTGGCGGCTTGGTGTAG
- a CDS encoding carbonic anhydrase, producing the protein MGLLEDCMRANQEVAGTFGERPQLDKHPAKHLVVVTCMDCRIYVKEILGLKAGDAHILRNAGGIVTDDVIRSLILSCRFLGTREIFVINHTGCGLLGLYDDQLRKELAMETGKDTVGLEFFGFRDLESNVKRQVQKIRESPFIPQDIAVHGLIYDVKTGNLQKVIE; encoded by the coding sequence ATGGGCCTCTTAGAAGACTGCATGCGGGCCAATCAAGAGGTTGCAGGGACCTTCGGGGAGCGGCCTCAGCTGGACAAGCATCCGGCGAAGCACTTAGTCGTCGTGACCTGCATGGATTGTCGCATCTACGTCAAGGAAATCCTCGGGCTGAAGGCGGGGGATGCGCACATACTCCGGAACGCGGGAGGGATTGTCACTGACGACGTGATCCGGTCGCTGATCCTTTCGTGCCGCTTCCTTGGTACACGGGAGATTTTCGTGATCAACCACACGGGGTGTGGTCTCTTAGGTCTGTACGATGACCAGCTCCGCAAGGAGCTCGCCATGGAGACCGGAAAAGACACGGTTGGTCTGGAGTTTTTTGGCTTTCGGGACCTCGAGAGCAACGTCAAACGTCAGGTCCAGAAGATCAGGGAATCACCCTTCATCCCGCAAGATATTGCCGTCCACGGTCTCATTTACGATGTCAAGACCGGTAATCTCCAGAAGGTGATAGAGTGA